Within Corvus cornix cornix isolate S_Up_H32 chromosome Z, ASM73873v5, whole genome shotgun sequence, the genomic segment CCAGGACTAAAAGGCACAGGCACTAGCACTGGTGCATGATAATTCACAGTTTTAGCAGCATGCTGCCGTGACTTTAGTCAGTGCTAGCTCTCATGCTCTCATAAGCAATGCCCATCCTGCACTTCCCCACAGCATGTTTGAAGGGAATGTTCTTGTAGACAGTGTGGAGAAAAGCAAGCCCATTTTGGGATTGCACACAAGCCATACCACTACCTGACCTTTGAAACAGCGGAAAGACCCTACCCCATTTTATTTGACAGTAAAGAAGTAGCCTTAGCATTTAGTGAGGTCAAAACAAGATAGACCACAAAAAGTGATGCTAGACATGTTGTGGTTGAATCCCAGCCAGCAGAcaagccccaggcagcagcaggatcgGGGAGTGAATGGGAAGGGTAAAAATAAGAGAACTCATGGGCTAAGATACAGCCagtttaacagggaaagcaaaacccgtgcaaacaagcaaagcaaaacaaggaattctgTCACTGCTTTCCACGGTcaagcaggtgttcagccatctccaggagagcaggactcTATCACGTGTAATAGTgacttgggaaaacaaatgccatcactccaaacatcccccccTTCCTCCATCTTCAAACCACTTTATACACAGACCCCAATGTCATATAGTATGGAAAATCCTTTGGATCAATTTGAGTcatctgtcccagctgtgtctccccCAACCTCCCAAGAACCTCCAGCTCCCTTGCCAGCATAGCAgtaaaaacagcagaaaaggtcTTGCCTGTGTGTAAGCAATgttcagcaataacaaaaacacctctgtattatcaacccctgtgttcagcacaaaacccaaacacagtCCCATGGTAGccattgtgaagaaaattaactttaccCCAGCCAAAACGAGCACAACATGACATTATGGCCTAATCCAATAGCTGTGTGCTAGTAGAATCAACTGATCAGGTCATATACCCTTTTCCACCCTACCTGCCAAAGTCTGTGATTACAATATGCCATCATACTCAAAGCCTATCAAGCCCATAGAGCTAAAATATACCATGTGCAAGGAATACTAGGTTTGCCTCAACTATTAAAATTTTCAGGTTTGTCAGTCTTGTTGTCTAGGACCCATTCAGAGCTCTGGAGGTCAAACAGATATAAGGGAAAGCGAAGCTAAGTTTTATCACTgatgaattaaaataatgctgaaGGTCTGCACTATTAAGATAAGCTGAAACCAGCACTGCCTTTGTTGTACTGGTATGAGTTTTCTTGGGATGGAAACAAACCATTTGAACCTCAAACCACAGATGCAAAAGATCAAACTCTATGGCTCAGGGGGTTTTACTGTCAGCCTATAGTCTAGTGACTTGGGATAGGAGTTTTGGACTCAAATTCTTGCTCAGAGATCAGTTCAGAAAATGAGTCACAATCTGTCACAAGCAGAGTTCTATCACTGCAAACTCATGTGGCTGCAGGCTTGTGGAGTGGCAGTTCCTGCATGAGAACCCTCCGTGGCTCACATGAAAGTTAGTGTCAGAagcctggaggtgctgggaggcGCCTGGAGGTGCGGGGAGGCACCTGGAGAGAAATAATTTGTGCATGCTGGTTGGCAAGAATATGGCACCTACAAAAATCTCACAGTGATTTAGAAGCCTGAAGATTTCTGCCAGTCTTAAGCAGCATCTGAGTCAGCAGTTTAAGATCCATTAAATGGTGCTGGATAATGTGGTGGTCAGGTCCTAGGTCCCTCTTACATACCTCCTTTTGGGCACTGCTATTAAGGGAGTCATAAATACTGCAAATAATAATGGGGTTTGGAAGGGATGTGTTTCCTTAGAGTCTTAAGTGCAACTATTTCAcaagattttatttcacaagTTATGGGCAGTAGCTAAGTCCTAGTTTAGAACATGATATAAAACCACCTGGAGTGTAATTTACAAAAATATCAGTTGCTATACCTAGCCTTATAATGTATGTATGGGTCAAATGCatcaaatggatttttttcctcattaattttcattttataatgtTGTTTTGGAGATTTTTTAATTGGAGATGTGCCCTTCTTTCTGGCAGTCAggaaggttttgtttttaattggaGCTGTGCCCTTCCTTCTGACAGTCTGAGAATAACAGGGAAGCGatccaaaaaaagagagaacttAGTTCTGCTCTGACTTTATAAACAAAGAGGAAACTCCATCTGACCTGAGTGGGCAGCTTCTGTTCTTTAGCAAGCCATGTACGACTACTTTTCAATGTTATAAAATCAGAAAGCCACTTTTCGGTAGGCATTGTGCTTCAAGAGACCTGTTATCAAATAGATcacaaaggctttgctgaaatGAGTAAGACAAGAGTTCTGCAAAATTGGAAGAACTAAAATAACTCCCTTGCTGCTTCCTCAGTTTAAATCAGagagctttttaatttttatcaaaCAAGTTGGTCCCTCTTCCATAATGCTAGATTGAATGCCATGGTGAAAAGCACTGCAGCTTCTTTACAAGtaaaacagaacagatttttgttGTAACCGCttgactctgcctagcaggctgcagccCCCTGAGAGCACAGCGGGGGTTACCTAGGGCAGTGCGACTGGTCGCATCCCAGAGTCCATTTCAGACAGCCCCACGATGtggctccggcagccagcagtgttACAATGCAGTGGTGGTAAAAGAGGGTCTCTCATGAGAGTTTGAGATGGCTTTATTCACATGCTGTCCCGATGCCTCCGAAGGCAGAGAGAGACCCCCGTGGTCTGGGCGCGGGGTGATTTTGTCAGGGTCCCtggggcggtccctgggcggggttggggtacagaAACCAATAGGGAAAGtctgagggagtggccaaggctagggcagggaacagagggAACATGGCATCGCAGAATCAGGGGGTTAACAGGTTACCACAGATTTTCCTGGCATGCGGCATACCAGAATGAcactctcttcttttttcttctcccttcatTCAGAACCAAACCTTCCTTCATATAAAAGGACAGATTCAGCTGGGAAGATTCCAAATTCGGAGTCGTGATATCCGCCTCAGAGATAGTTTCCTTGATGATTTAAAATTTCTGCCTACTGAATATGACAAGGGGGAGTATTTCAAATTCCTAGAAGACTATGGAACTCACTATGCGGTCTCTGGAACTGTAGGAGGAAAATATGAACTGGTTTACGTGCTGGATAATTACGCTATGTCTCAACTAGGTATGCTTTTTGTTGGCTTTGCTATGCTGATTGTCACCAAGTTCTCAGACTTTCAAAGAGATGTGGGATGGTAGATATGTGCCTGTGGAAAAATACTGAGAACAGGACAGTTCAGTGCATGCTGCTTGTGACACACCAGTGACATTATAGAATTACATGAATTAACAGAGAGAAGAGTCAACATTTGTAACTTACAGAATTATTTGAAATCTCTGTTTTAAGTCTGTGACTGAGAGGGGTAAAAAAACCTTAAACAAACCTCGTGAATAATTAGCAATAATTGCATGATTCGCAAGAGATCTCCAAAGACTAGAAAACCCACCTAAACCTTAAATCCTATTTGCTAGTTGGTACCTTTTTGTGGTACAATCACTCTAAGAGTATGGTGGTgacaaaaaagaaggaataaattgAAGTGCTCTCTAGAAACCGTATGGAGCACTTAGGTGTGTTGAAATTGATTTTATAGCTTTCAACATTCACACTGGAGTATTCCATATCCTGATTAAGATAGGAGAGTAAAAAATTAATCGTCCTTCACATGCAGTTAAAATACAGGTGGGTTTGTGCTGGATTAAAGTGATCACACTGgaataaagtgaaaaaaggcAATTCTCATATTGATTTTGGAGATCAGAAAATAAGTACCTGCCGCATGCAGCACCGATAACAATATTACTCTCAAATATTCAAGCTATGCAAAGGGACATGGGGCAAATATGTCACTTATATTTCCCACTATTAGTCTGTTCAGCACCTCAAAATTGTggttctggattttttttaagtcccaATTTTTTAAGTCCCAATTTCAAGCAAAATTCTTTCTTAAGAACTTCCTTCACAAAAGTGAAGTTTCAGATAATGTGTTTGAGTTCAATAAGGATAAAGGAGGTGTTGGAAACAGTAGTGGGTAGAAGAGGATTAGAATTCATAGAAAAAGTGTAGTTTTAAGAGATCAGTGGCCCTGATTACCTTTTTgggggaaaggagcagagaaataTAATTAAGATTCGGAGAGAGACTGGGAGAATTCAGTAACTTAGCACGTAAAAAGAGTAAATATTAAGCAGctgcaaaagacaaaatttcaatataataaaaggaaaaaatggtcCCTAAAGGGAGACCTGCTTTCAACTagataaaggaaaacagaaatccatTTTTGGTATTTTCCTAATCACCACAAATCTCACCTGCATCTGTTCAGGCACTTCAATTACAATGATTCTCATATTGAGTacataaacaagaaaaaagtaaaagataaatgggaagaaaaaagccacaatCATTTCCAATAGccctgaaatgtattttgtaagAATAATAATGTCTTGGTGTTTATGCTCATTCAATCTATCTAATTACCTATTTCTACTTCCAGGAATCACTGTAGAAGATGTGAAAAAATGCCTTGGCTATCACTTAGATGCCAATATTGCATATACAAACATAGAAGCCAATTTTAGTGTTGATGGTggtaaatgtgaaaaaatgcatgtgaagGACAAATGTAAGTATATCCTTGGTTTACGTTACGTCTTTTGCTTAAGGAAAGATAATACCAGTTGCTTCCTCTGAATAATCAATATAGTTATTGCTGTTAGGGAAAAGACAAATCCAGTAGACCAATATAGGTGGGATTCACATTCTTCCATGCTCCCAAGTCAAAACATGGAATGTGTTCCCAGCATGCATACACATGAACACACTTATATGAcgcatacacacatatatacatacaaacATCACTGGCCACGCGAATAAATACAGACAAAATACAGACAGCACTCAGGCAAACACAAATGGCACCAGTGGCTTcatccttttctcctctccatctgATCAGGGAGAAAGTCTTTTAGTGGGCAATCTTTTAGTGGGCAGAACCACAGGATAGCTGATGGTTGGGAGGGTCCTCTGGAGACCACCTTGTCCAACTCTTCTGCTCAAGCAGGTTCATCTAGAGCAGATGTTctccccaggcagcacagaCCTCAGGTATTTCAGTCCCTCCacaatatacatatataatcAGTACAGATAACTCTAGCAGCTGACCTGAAATATCCAGTTGAACCAGCAATTGCATCGTTAGCCTCTCCTGTTAGTGACAGAGATATATAACACCAGGCCCACAACTCCACTACCACTGCTGGTGCAGACTccctgacacacacacacacacacactctcacgCTCATGATGTCTCCAGTGAACGCCTTAGGTGCGCGGTCTGCCCAGCAATTGGCCCTTAGATCCTCTTACTTCCAGTTGCCTTAGAAATACACTCATATGCAAACAGGTCTCAATCAACCCCAGGACCATGAGGTCTCTCCAGTATTTGGCCTAGATACCCTGGCCACTCCAGTGGCCAGCTCCTCCACTTGTCTTGCTCTGGAgacataaaatcatagaatggtatgggttggaagggatcttagagattatctagttccaacactCCATTTTGGAAAGGGATTCAGTGCACTAAATCGGGCTGtccagagccccatccaacctggccttgaacacttacagggatgaggcatccacaggTTCTCTGGGTAATTTGTTCCATTGCTTTACTCCCCTCTGGGCAAAGAACTTCCTCCTatcatctaatctaaatctctcctcttttagtttaaaaccattcctccttgttctgtcactatCTAACTGAGTAAAAAAATTGCCCTCCTCTctttttataagcccccttcTAGTACTAGAAGACggcaatgaggtctccccagagccttctcttttccaagccGAACAACCCCATCTCTCTCAGCATGTCCCTCACAGGAAAGGTGCTCCAGCACTCTGTCCATTTctgtggcttcctctggacttgctccacAGGATCTACATCTTCCTTGTGCTGGAGATCCCTGAGCTGAATGTAGGTGGGATCTCATGAAAGCAGAGTGGAGGGGCAAAATCtcttcccttgccctgctgcccatggtACTCTGGAGGCAGTCCAGGACATGTTTcactctctgggctgtgagtgtTCATGGCTGGGTCATATCCAGcttctcacccaccagcacccccaagtccttttggacagggctgctctccatgaGTTCTCTCACTTTTCTCTCAGGCCTGCTATTTCctgacccaggtacagcaccttgcacttggacttgctgaacttcatgaggtttttGTGGGCCCACTTCTCAAGTTTATCTGGCTGTCTCAGGATGGAATCCAATCCTTCTGTTGTGTTAACGGCTCAGTTTTGTGTCATCTGGAAACTTTCTGATGGTGCACCTGACCCCACTCTCTGTCACTGATGAAGATAGTGAAGATCATTGCTCCCAAAacagagccctgagggacaccaccCGTCACTGGCCTCCACCTGGACATAGAGCCATTGACCACAACCCTCTGGCTGTGtccatccagccagttcctggCCTGACACTAACTGTGCCATaatcaaatctctcctgatgggagagagtttttaaagtccttgccaggagtCTGAGAGATAAACGGGGACTCTCAGCTTTCACTGCTTCTTGgtagttgtttattaagttGTATCAGAGAAAAACAGTCACTAGCATGATCCAGAcatagcacaaagcagagaatgcaggagaaagcccaattatcaagatttacacagccttttaaagataaactaaccaatggttactaaaaacgtacattatttttacttttctaccaattatttagtaacacagccaggaacggtggaattctttgtccaatcatcccaaactacttttactgcagaatatggagtagtagaagaagaagaagaaggtttggagaacaacaacaatcctccattttgatgttttttgcttttatctatttactacattaacaaactcaaaacttctaaatttttcaccctatgacaatcttacataatagtctatcacctaatttacACTAGTATAGTTTCTAGTTCTTTTCTAATAATAGTCAGTTTTTTCCAGGGACAGAGGTCAAGAgctgtgttgttcagggggatgaaacccctcaaaacaggcagagaaatattctctgcactctgggttcccacaCTGGCCCACCAACAAGTCCACCCTTCAAATCCGTATGTCTCCAGTTGGGAGATAAGGAAGTCATATGGGACTGTGtcaaaggccttacagaagGCCAGGTAGATGACATCTGTTGGTCATCCCTTGCTGACTGTTGTTGTCAATGCATCATGGAAAGCCACCAGATCTAGGCCACAGTAACAGCTGCTCTGGTACTTGGCTCCCAAGCCACTTATCCTATATTCACCCGCTAGTCTGGCTTGACACCTGCTAGTGATCACACACTGGCATATGTATTGTCACTGCTCCAGTTATTACCACTACAAACACCAGGTCCCTATCAGCCCTTGTCCAGCTCTAGATGCCGGCACACAGAGCTCCATACACATGCATGCATGCAGAATAGAGTCCCTTTCCCCTAGGAAACAACTAGAATGGAATTTAATGGTAAGCCAGGACAGACTGCAAAGATGGACAGTACATAACAGACAAGCTCGCAGATCAGTCTTTTTCTACATGCAATcagtccctttttttttgcctttatccCTTTATTCTCTCAAGTTTGTTCCTCCCAAAGTCACCTTGAACCCCCCCTAACCTTTTCAGTGGCACTCCTCTAAATAGATGCTAAGTATTTGAGTTGTGTAATGCCATTCTTTGCATCCAGAGACACCTTCCATTGACTCATCTTGCTGTTGATTCACCTTCAGCCCTATCCTTATCCTGCAGGGCTAATGGCTCTGCTGGAATAGGCCTGGGAGGAGTCAAAACAGGGGCTGTCTTTCTCTGATTATCCTAtttgtgtttccctgcctgTCATGGTTCCCCTCTGCTCCTTTATGTGTCTGGAGATGGGCTTTATTTCACATGGCATAAAAATTGCAAAAGGGAAGATTATTTACTACTAAGTGCAGAAGAGGCAGTtattttcagtgctctgctcttgtattttaattatgaaGCAAAAGCTCCTACATTCTAATTCCTGCCCTGTTTTGGTTTAGCTCAGGGGATACAGTAGAATTACTCATTATCTTTTGCTTGTTATCAAAGGACTATGATCCCCATAACGTATCTCAGTTTGTCCtatcccttcttttcttttgagatCTAGGGTTTTCTAatttaattgcaaaataaaatatttcctcccACATGAGAGGTATGAGCAAACAGATACTGAATTCTGCTGCAACCAAGAGTTCCCTCTATAATATTTTACAAAGAGGGCCTGGCTGCACTAGGGGTACAGATGTTCTTCCAGATGCATGGACATTAAACATCCTTCTTCTTcatcctctcttccttttttctgcagcagaaaggagTGATACTGCTGTCATTGATGATGTCCTTTCCTTAGTTAATGGAGGGAAGATTGACTTTTCAgttaaaatcaaagaaatgttACTACGAAGATCCAAAGTGGTTGATGTAGAGGATTATATACAGTGGGCTAAATCTTTGGCTGATGCTCCAGCAGTGATACAGCAACGGGTCAGTATAGCTTCTTCAAAGCTGTGGCTTCTTACAGTTTGAAAGCTTTTGTTCTAAGATGGAGGTGAGACTCCAAGTTTATCATGAACTttcatgcattttcttcatcttaACCGTTTCTTCAGATGTTTACTCTAGTGATAGCTATATCAAAAGGATTCAGAACTTTGGAAAAGCATGTTATGcatggactttttttcttctacagccTTCTCCAATACATACACTTGTTCCAGTTAAGATGAGAGATgcatatttaaagaaacaaaatttggAAAGAGCAATTGAAGACTACATTACCGAATACAGTGTGTGCAAATGTGAACCCTGCAAAAATGGAGGCACCCTTGTGCTGGTAGATGGAGTCTGTACCTGCATGTGCTCAAGTTATTTTAAGGGAATCGCTTGTCAAATTCCCAAATCTACATTAGTGAAAGGTTAGTAAATACCCAAATAAACTAAAATGAGCACAGTTGTTGTTAACAATATGCTGACAAAATGAGCCTTCATAAGAACAGAAGCATTTCATTGCACTTCCTTATACCTACTGCTGTCAAATCTCAAGGGCAAGGTGTGGAAGTTAATGTAAGCTACTGTGTTCTTTCCATAAAGAAGATACTTTAATTTGGAGTTCATTGTCCCACATACACTACTGTGTCTTGGAATGACACAAAGTTCATTTAAGTACACAGGAGTATTATTGAAGCATGGTGCAGTACTGGTAAACTGATTTCAGGCAAAAGCAATCTCACCATGCCTTAAACTATTTTGTCTTCAGTTTTCTGCACAAGCTTGGTGTTTGCTAGAACATGATCATGTTTCACAATTACTGTGCTATTTTAATATTAGGTTGGTCCACaagggtaaaagggaaaagaatgcAGTTCCACAACTGACAATATAAATAATGTACTGTGCAGTACATTCATTCTCTGTGGCCAGGTTTTTAACACACAGGTGCTCAAAATGGGCCTTAGAGCATGTTTCCTAGTATGACAAAAATGTTGAAAGCCCAGGGCTCTTAAGCAGTGCCACTGACAAGCGCATTTTCAAAAGCCAAATCTTTGTGATGGCTTGTGTGCTGGAGGCTGCAATGATCCACAGGGTCACCATAACTGAGTTGAATCATGGTGTACCTTCAAAGAGGTAGATGAAGTAATCCTGCTTGTTGTCTTAATACCAGTTGTGACTGATGGTGGCTGGAGCTGTTGGAGTGCCTGGTCCACCTGCATCAATGGAGAGAGCACTCGAACTCGCCAGTGTAATAATCCTGCACCAGGACCTGGTGGCAGACCATGCCAGGGAGAAAGCATTGAAAAACGGCactgtgaagaaggaaaatagttATGGTCTTCAAAACCAGGTAATCAGCCTCTTTAAATGGGTTACTGCAATTTAGAATAAATGCTCAGCCAATATTTGAGGCATTTCAGAGACGCAGTTGATGAAGTGATGAATAAATTCACTTTCGTATTTCAATTAAATCTGTGATTTGATACAGCTGATCAACCACCTTGTATCAAATTTATGAATGGTTAGATTTGTATTTGAGTGTTTTGACAACTAATGTTATATTACAGAACTCAAGATTAGAACAGAATTCTGAATAAGAATAGACTTAAAATACAGTTCTcaaaaaaaacagatttcatCTCCAGTCAGACCACCCATCAAAAAGCTTATGCCTTaaagagagggaacagacatgttttccagaaaaaaaaatactaagacAGTTCAGGAGACTGAAGTCTCTTACTTGATAAATAGAAGTCTCTTACTTGATAAATAGGATGCTTAAATCTGATAAAGCTAGTGTTACAGCAGATTTGAAACGTTCAGCttgaagaaatatattttaagaaatgtctAGGAACAtcttttttcccaggtttttggttggttttttggttgctggggtttattaaattattattgttattattattagatTATatactgaaaagcaaaacaaacaaaaaaaaaaacaagaaagaaaggaaacaaacaaaacataacaGGATTTTGAGGATGTATGCTCTGGTCTCTAATCTGGCAGGGCAGACCCATATTTCTTCACCTGCTGAAAACAGTAATAGTTTTCGTGCCCAGAAAaaagtgtttgggttttattcttAACATGTTGCCATAAGATTCTTACCTTCTGAGAGGCCACAAGAGGAAAAGAGGTGGAAATACAGGGAAATATGTTGAACGTTTCCCCACTGAAACTACTTGATGATAAGACTTGCAAGATGTCCTCTACCTGCACCAAAAATATCTATCAGAAGATTTCTACTGCCCTCTCTCAGCTTCAGTAGAGCTCAGCTACATCTAATATTTCACCTGTGAAGCACCCTGAAGAAAGCATGGCCAGCAAGACTTAACAGCCTTAGAGACACCTTCTACAGCACCACATCTCCAGGCTGTCAGAGCTACTTATTCCAATAGTTATTCCACAGGTGGAAAACATaacactgagagaaaaatatgatACAGTTCTGGAAAATCAAGAGTAGTATCATGGGGACAGGTGTAAGTATTGTAAATTAAACAAACCAGCAAGTGGCAGATTTTAAACAGACTGAAGACTGGTCCTTCACACAATGGGCATACCAAAagtaaatatgcattttaaaacctCAACACAAAGAAATGGAAGGTTATTAAAGGTAAATAATCATGTTCATTCAGGAAGTCTCTTAAGAATCAATTTTTGCAGGATTGGAAAGTATTCTGGGAAAGTATTTCTATGTGTTCCCCTACTCCGGGACATTCCCTAGGTCAGTGCTATTGCCCTCTTGTTAAATTCAGGGTATGAAGTTAGCCTTTGCTTGATTCAATTAAGTCGGtgttactaaaataaaaacaaatctcGTAAGCAGCCTAATTTTATTCCTGCACTGTATCATTAACATGTTCCTGTTCAGCCATGAGACCAAACACCACAATGATTATTCATGACACACACATATTCACCAATGTTTCCTCTGgtatggcaaagaaaaaaatattaacctAACTAGCTTCTGATATTTGTGTGGTTTCAGACATGTGGAGTACTAACTCTCAAAGCAGAAGTCTGAAATTTAAGTCTTCTGAAAATCACACTATGAGTTTTCATTCATCcttcacaaaatcacagaatctcagaatgggtcaggttggaagggaccacagtgggtcagcTGGTCCAATCTCCTTGCTCAATaagggtcatcccagagcacatggcacaggattcTGTCTAGATTGTGCTTTATTAGAATTCTTTTACATTACAGTCATACCTGGGACACAATAAAATCATGATCTTCATGAGCTGTGAGAgtaaaatttcctttaaattttgaCCAAATATATATGTTTTAGCTACTATTTCCTAACACTTCTgcactattttttctttttttagaaaacattaaTGGATTTCAAACCAATTCCACGAATCACAGTTTCTGCTGGCCAGCTAGCTACCCAAGAACAGTGTAATGGCATAATTTAAAAGTACCTGCAGCTTAAATGATCTGTAatcaaaaaaaagcaataaacaatGAACATATTAACAGAGATGTGCTGATACAGTAGCTGTGGTCAACCTTTTGTCTGTGGCTGTCATTAGAACATGAATACTCCACCTTTGTTAGTCAATGGCATATTGGTACCTCTTTATCTatgtttttttcataattatttctGGTTATGTTTTCAAACTGATTTTCAAGAATTCAAATCCAGAACAAGTATAAGAATAATCTATATAGCATCAGTTGATTGATGGTATATTGTTAGAAAAGAACTTTGAACAGAGTCATTATCTTCAGCAAAATGGCCTTGCAGATTTATTTCAGCCCTACATTTCACATCTAACTCATGCCATTAATCTCCAGGATGTTTATGAAGACATGCAGTTTTACTAGAGTTATTGCTCTTGCTCCTCCCAGTATGTGCAGAATAGTCCAACACTGTATCTTGACTGTGTCAATGAGTAAAAGATTTTATGTAAAATCAGAGGCACCTAACAAAGGGATAGAAGAATTGTCATATTAACATCCACATTTTTAGCAGAACTTccaaaacaaggaaacaaagctGATGCAGTCATGTTGTCACTGCACCTACCTGTCCATCTCCCTCATTGACTTCTGAACACAGCAGTCAATTCCTGGAAAATTTGTTTAGGGTGAGGAGGAAGGATAGTTCTCAACAAGGAGAAATTAGCGTTCCCTTTGAGGGAAAGGTAGCCATGTTAATTTAGCTGTTGTAACTGCTGGACTCTGTCTAGCAGGCTGCTGTGGCCTGAAAGCTCAGCGAGGGTTCCCTAGGGCCATGCGATTAATcgcatcccggagtccatttcggacagccccgcgactgggctccagcagccagcagtgttaCAACGCAGTGGAtggtaaagaaggtagagaagggtctctcatgagggaCTGAGATGACTTTAATCACATCCTGTCCCCGCGACGTTCAGAGGTAGAGCGACAGCGTGGTCTGGGTGCGggatggttttgtcaggggcccaggggcggtccctgggcggggttggggtacaaGAACAAATAGGGAGAAACTGAGGGAGGGGCCAAGGctagggagggaacaggggAACATACAGAGTCACGGGGTTAACAAGCCGCCACATTTAGCTATACTACTAGACATCAGAAGACTCCCTTGGAAGCAAGATATAAGGAAACAGTTAATAACAAAGATATATGAAGGCTCAGTGgtttggaaatacagaaacaatAAATGTCATCAGATAAATGAGACTGGTCCCTCGCATATTGGCAGTCCAGATCTGGAAGAGTCCCTTGCAACATTCTTTACCTTCCTCCTGCCCACCACAAGTGACTCTAAAGACTTTGAGTACCCAAGATTAACCATcacaaaagaaagcaggagagagaacAGTGAATCACAAAATCTACTGTGCTACAAAAATCAGACCAAAAAATGGCCTTTCACTGGTCCTGCCACCATGAGCAGTCCCTTCAGACCACAGGAGTGGCAACAGGTTTCTGCTAATAGG encodes:
- the C9 gene encoding complement component C9 isoform X1 yields the protein MRIMHVILQLLAILCNAKMVASLWGESRSSSEKAFYRGIRELNAPSPIDCKLSSWSAWGPCDPCTTQRFRSRRIERFGQFGGRACLEALGDTQTCKTSEVCPEEPEPDCGTDFQCSSGRCIKRRLVCNVDNDCGDYSDEDDCESDPRSPCKNHEIDVSEIGRTAGHGINVLGMQPLASPFDNDFFNGLCERVRDGNTRTYYRKPWNVAVLTYDTKADKTLSSVYYNDRVKMLREVYIEKQKHFSAGFSLKYTPTDGSKTPSEGNFKYDYRKNYTFGSILQSYTERNQTFLHIKGQIQLGRFQIRSRDIRLRDSFLDDLKFLPTEYDKGEYFKFLEDYGTHYAVSGTVGGKYELVYVLDNYAMSQLGITVEDVKKCLGYHLDANIAYTNIEANFSVDGGKCEKMHVKDKSERSDTAVIDDVLSLVNGGKIDFSVKIKEMLLRRSKVVDVEDYIQWAKSLADAPAVIQQRPSPIHTLVPVKMRDAYLKKQNLERAIEDYITEYSVCKCEPCKNGGTLVLVDGVCTCMCSSYFKGIACQIPKSTLVKVVTDGGWSCWSAWSTCINGESTRTRQCNNPAPGPGGRPCQGESIEKRHCEEGK
- the C9 gene encoding complement component C9 isoform X3, producing the protein MQRWLPHFGGKAEEKAFYRGIRELNAPSPIDCKLSSWSAWGPCDPCTTQRFRSRRIERFGQFGGRACLEALGDTQTCKTSEVCPEEPEPDCGTDFQCSSGRCIKRRLVCNVDNDCGDYSDEDDCESDPRSPCKNHEIDVSEIGRTAGHGINVLGMQPLASPFDNDFFNGLCERVRDGNTRTYYRKPWNVAVLTYDTKADKTLSSVYYNDRVKMLREVYIEKQKHFSAGFSLKYTPTDGSKTPSEGNFKYDYRKNYTFGSILQSYTERNQTFLHIKGQIQLGRFQIRSRDIRLRDSFLDDLKFLPTEYDKGEYFKFLEDYGTHYAVSGTVGGKYELVYVLDNYAMSQLGITVEDVKKCLGYHLDANIAYTNIEANFSVDGGKCEKMHVKDKSERSDTAVIDDVLSLVNGGKIDFSVKIKEMLLRRSKVVDVEDYIQWAKSLADAPAVIQQRPSPIHTLVPVKMRDAYLKKQNLERAIEDYITEYSVCKCEPCKNGGTLVLVDGVCTCMCSSYFKGIACQIPKSTLVKVVTDGGWSCWSAWSTCINGESTRTRQCNNPAPGPGGRPCQGESIEKRHCEEGK
- the C9 gene encoding complement component C9 isoform X4 gives rise to the protein MQCKDGCLTLGGKQKFRSRRIERFGQFGGRACLEALGDTQTCKTSEVCPEEPEPDCGTDFQCSSGRCIKRRLVCNVDNDCGDYSDEDDCESDPRSPCKNHEIDVSEIGRTAGHGINVLGMQPLASPFDNDFFNGLCERVRDGNTRTYYRKPWNVAVLTYDTKADKTLSSVYYNDRVKMLREVYIEKQKHFSAGFSLKYTPTDGSKTPSEGNFKYDYRKNYTFGSILQSYTERNQTFLHIKGQIQLGRFQIRSRDIRLRDSFLDDLKFLPTEYDKGEYFKFLEDYGTHYAVSGTVGGKYELVYVLDNYAMSQLGITVEDVKKCLGYHLDANIAYTNIEANFSVDGGKCEKMHVKDKSERSDTAVIDDVLSLVNGGKIDFSVKIKEMLLRRSKVVDVEDYIQWAKSLADAPAVIQQRPSPIHTLVPVKMRDAYLKKQNLERAIEDYITEYSVCKCEPCKNGGTLVLVDGVCTCMCSSYFKGIACQIPKSTLVKVVTDGGWSCWSAWSTCINGESTRTRQCNNPAPGPGGRPCQGESIEKRHCEEGK